The Streptomyces sp. WZ-12 genome segment GCTCAGCGAGCGGTTGGGCGAGGTCATCGACGAGGCGACCCGCGCGGCGGTGAGGAAGAACAGCGATCTGCGCCGGGACGGGATGTCCCTGCTGCTGCGCGGCGTGCAGGCCGCGCTCCAGCCGCGCGGGGTGGCGGTGGAGATCCTCAAGCCGGACGCGGTGCTGCGGGCCGAGCGGGTGCCGGTCGGGCAGATGGGCGACGTGTTCTCCGGCGGCCAGTTGCTCACCGCGGCCATCGCCCTGTACTGCACGATGGCGGCGCTGCGCAGCAACGACCGGGGTCGCGACAAGCAGCGGCACGCCGGCACGCTGTTCCTGGACAACCCCATCGGCCGCGCCAACGCCACCTATCTGCTGGAGCTCCAGCGCGCCGTCGCCGACGCACTGGGCGTCCAACTCCTCTACACCACCGGCCTGTTCGACACCACCGCGCTCGCGGAGTTCCCGCTGGTCATCCGGTTGCGCAACGACGCCGACCTGCGCGCCGGCCTGAAGTACATCAGCGTCGAGGAACATCTGCGCCCCGGCCTGCCGCAGGCGGACGCGTCCGACGAGGCGGTGCACGGGCAGATCACCGCGACCCGGATGTACCGCCGCCCGGAGGAGCCGGCGGCGGAGGCGGCGACCGGATCGGTGGGCGGCTGAGCGGGCCGCCCCGCCCGGGGCGGCCGCCGCGGGCGTCTCAACCGCCGTACCCCAAGCGGCGGGAGAGGTCGGCGGCGGCCGCCACCGCCGCCTTCGCCAGCTCCGGGAGGCGCTCCGGCGCCATCCGGTAGGCCGGCCCGGAGACCCCGATCGCCCCCGTCACCGCGCCGTCGTAGGCCCGGACCGGCGCCGCGACGGCGTTCAGCCCGGTCTCGAACTCCTCGACGGTGCGGGCGAATCCGTCCGCGACGGCGGCGGTGAGTTGCTCCCGCACGGCGGTCGGGGCGGTCAGGGTGTTCCCGGTCAACCGCGCCAACTTCCGGCCGAGCAGGGCGTCCCGGCGTTCCTGGGGCAGGTGGGCCAGCAGGACCTTGCCGCTGGCGGTGGCGTGCAACGGGGTGCGGCGGCCCAGCCAGTTGAAGGCGGTCACCGCGGCCGGGCCCCGGGCCTGCATGATGTTGACCGCGGCGTCGCCGTCCAGCACGGCGATGTTGGCGGTCTCCCCGGTCTCGTCGGCCAGTGCCCGGCACACCGGCTGCCCCTCCTGCGAGATGTCGAGCCGGATCGCCGCCGCGCCGGCCAGCCGCAACACCCCCGCGCCCAGGAAGTATTTGCCGCGCTCCTTCTCCTGCTCCACCAGGCCGCGGTGCTCCAGCACGCCGAGGATGCGGAAGGCCGTGGACTTGTGGACGCCCAACTCGTCGGCGAGCTCGGTGACTCCGGCCTCGCCCAGCCGGGCCAGGCTCTCCAGCACGCTCACCGCGCGGTCCACGGACTGCACGGAGCCGGCGTGGCGGCGCTCCTCGGCGCGGTCCTGGGGCGTATCGGTCGTGTTCGCCATGGCTCTTCGCCTCACTACCCGTTGCCCCCGACGGGCACGTCCTGGGGCCGCTGTCCGGGAAGCCCTTGACGGGGCGCTCCTCGGCTTGGATTCTGTTGCGCATCGCGAGATGTGATGCGCGATTCACAACGATGTCATGATACCGATCAGCGTGAGGGGGGCCAGATGTTTGCCGTCTGCCGCATCGAGGAACTGCCGGTCGGCGAGTCCGTCCGGATCGAGATCGACGCCACCACACCCGCCATCGCCGTCTTCCACACCGAGGACGGGCTCTACGCCGTCGACGACCTCTGCAGCCACCAGGACGCCTCGCTCTCCGAGGGCTGGATCGAGGGCTGCTACGTCGAATGCCCGCTGCACGCCGCGCTGTTCGACCTGCGCACCGGCGCGCCGACCTGCCTGCCCGCCCGCCGCCCCGTCCGCACCCACGAGGTCGACGTCCTGGACGGGATGATCCACGTCCGACCCGCGGTGCGCGAGGAGGCGGTGGCCTGACCGCCGGAGCGGCCGGCCGCCCGGACCGTCAGGCCGCCGCGCGGTCCGTCCGCCCGCTCTCCTCCGCCGGCCGCCCGCGCCCCCTGCGCCGCGCCTCCCGGCGCTCCCGCCGCAACTCCCGGGCGGTGCTGCTCGGTTCGGACCGCACCCCGAACCGCTGGACCCAGACCTGACGGGTCACCCAGACGTCCAGCACCGCCCAGGTGGCGACGATCGTGCTGGTGACCGTGGCCAGCACCGCGGGGAACGCGAACCACGACCGCGCGAGCGTGCACAGAAAGGCCACCATGGCCAGGATCAGGGTGACCGCCACGATGATGACGGCCCGCACCGCCGCCGTGCGCACCGGGTCGGCCATCCGCCGCCGGGTCGCCGGCTCCTCCTGCCACAAGGGACGCCGGTCGCCGCCCATCGCGTCACACTCCCCGCACTCGCCCGGGCCCCGTCCCGGCCTGCCCGACTCCTCGGTGGCTGCCCGGATTTCATCGGATACATGCCACACCGGTCGGCCCGCTGTCCACCCCAGGATCCCTCACCTCCGCCACACAGTGGGGCGCGCGAACGCATCCGGGAGCGACCGGGCCGACCGAGCGCCCGGGTGGCCGTGGACACACTCGACGCCCGCCCGTCCGGGCATCGCCGGACAACTCGTGACGTTCCCGCCCCGCCCGTCGCCCCCGCCGCTCCGCCGGGCCTACGGATCGGCCCCCCGAGAGTAGTAGGCTCGCGCCGCTGTTGACGGAACACCACCCCCGCGCACGCCGGGGTTGACGTAGGGGAGGCCATGCGCTTTCGCGGGAGGTCGGTCCGCCGGAAGATCGTGGCGCTGTTGCTCGTGCCGCTGGTTTCCCTGACGGCGATGTGGGGCGTGACGACCTATGTCACCGGACGGCAGGCCAACGAACTCCTCGACGTCGGCAACGTCGTGCGGGGCCTCGGCTACCCGGTCGAGGACGTCATCCAGGCCCTCCAGCGCGAGCGCCGCCAGGGCCTG includes the following:
- a CDS encoding IclR family transcriptional regulator; amino-acid sequence: MANTTDTPQDRAEERRHAGSVQSVDRAVSVLESLARLGEAGVTELADELGVHKSTAFRILGVLEHRGLVEQEKERGKYFLGAGVLRLAGAAAIRLDISQEGQPVCRALADETGETANIAVLDGDAAVNIMQARGPAAVTAFNWLGRRTPLHATASGKVLLAHLPQERRDALLGRKLARLTGNTLTAPTAVREQLTAAVADGFARTVEEFETGLNAVAAPVRAYDGAVTGAIGVSGPAYRMAPERLPELAKAAVAAAADLSRRLGYGG
- a CDS encoding bifunctional 3-phenylpropionate/cinnamic acid dioxygenase ferredoxin subunit, whose translation is MFAVCRIEELPVGESVRIEIDATTPAIAVFHTEDGLYAVDDLCSHQDASLSEGWIEGCYVECPLHAALFDLRTGAPTCLPARRPVRTHEVDVLDGMIHVRPAVREEAVA